In Hyphomicrobium denitrificans ATCC 51888, the DNA window CGTGTCGGCGAGGATCACTCTAATGTCGAGCGGAAGGAGTGGGAGTTCAGCAAGCGCTGCGCCGAGCGCGCGCGCTGCCGGGCTGTCGACGCTGCGGACGAGCATCGTAATGCTGCCGTTGCCGCCGGGGCCTTCGGCCAGAGCCGTGAGGCTTTCGACGATGAAATCCTTGAGCCGCGTTTCCTTATCCGTTCGAGACATTGTCATGAGCCGCGAAGGTGAAGAAATGCGCATTTGTAAGTCCTATCGTCAGCCCAAACTGGTCGCCGGGGAAGCAGCACCCTGGCTTGCCTCGGCTGCCCCATTAAGCCGAGAAGAATGTTAAACAAGCGTTGCGAGACGGTTCGATTTATGGCGAACGGCCTTATCTCTTTTTTTGTCCAAGTTTTTTTCATTCGGCGGCTGGCGGCGCGATGCGCCTGAATAGGGCCTCGTCGGACGCGGAAAGCGGCTCTTGATCAGCAGGCGTTTGATCTGGCTCCCAAAAAAGCAGGTCGTCGGTTGTCGATGCCAGTGCGTCGAGATGACCGGCATCGCTCTGCGCTTCGGTTTGGTGTGCGGCAGATTTCGCGAGCGCGTCGCGCAAGGACGATGGAACGACGGCCTCGCTAACGGGCACCGTGAAGGTCGCGGTTTCGCGCTTCAGCGTGACGCTGGCGAGCGGCTCGGGAAGCACGGTGTTCAAGCGCTCGTCGGCCGATCTGTGGCGGAGCTCCGAGCGGGGGATCGGGATAATGGTCGCCGGCTGCGGATCAGCAGAGGGCGGCGCTGCGGCCGCGTTGCTGTTGGCGGCTTTGACAGGCATTTCGGTTTCATGAAGCGGCGGCGGCTGCGGATGGCGCATGCGCTGAGCGTGCGGCGCGGTGAAGACGGGCGAAGATGGGCCGGATTCCGAATTCGGGCGATACGCGGTGGCGTAGGGGCCGAACCGCTTCTCATGCTCAGGATCGATGGAAACGCTGGCGGGGCGCGGCGGCGCCGGCCGGATCTTCGGCTCGAACGCGAGCGTCGGCTCTGCGGGCTCGTTCGCAGGCTTCAAAGTTCCAATGTCGAGCGTCGGCGGCGTCGTGTGCGGCTCGTCGTTGTCGTCGTTCTCGATCGCATCGTCGGGGTATTGGGCGCGCCGGGCTTCAGCGCGTTTGGCCGCGCCCATCACCGCGCCGAGGATGATGTCCGACCAGGCGCCGTTCGCAAACTTATAGACGCGGAAAGATTCCGATGTGGCAAACTTCGAGCCCTGACGCGCCAGCCGCCTTTGAATGCTCGCGCGCGTTGGTAGCAGCGTGCGCTTGAAGATTTTCTCGCGCTCAAAGCTCGCGAACAGGTTGGCGAGAAGCTGCGCTTCGACGCGGAGGTTTTCGCGTTCCGTCGGACTGAGACGGGGCGGCGCGTCGAGCGGCACGGCGACGTAGTAGGCGCCGTTCATGTCGAAGACGACGTGACGGAACAACTCGAAATTCTCGCGGACTTGTTTGTCGCGATGGATGTCGTTGAAGCGCGACAGGATTTCGATAACCGGTCCGCGCTCGGCGGCTTTCATTTTCGGTACCAGTCCATCAAGGCGGTTGCCCGGACGCTGGCCCATCGACACGAGAAACAAACACAGATCGACGAACAGCGCGACAGCGAGCGGAACGTAGTCGCGTTTCGAAAGGCCGGAGGCTTCGTCGGAGCGCAAGGCGCGGACCGAAGCCTCGGTCGGGTTCTCGACCGACTGGATGGCTTTTTTCTGCAACTCGCGAAGCTCGTCGGCGGACGGCGGCATCTTGAAGGCCAAGAGGCCGTAGAACGTCGCCGTCAAACGGCGAAACGCTTCGATCGTCGCTTCGGAGCCTTCGACGGCCGCGATTTCCGGCTTCTGCAATTCGGGAAGCTGATCGATGGCCTTGACGACGCCATGCAGCGCCATCTGCAACTGCGGGTCGGGGCACGAGACGGCGGCCTTACCGTCGCCGAAGGTCGTGCGATCGGCGCGGTCGGCGAGATCGGAGCGGATCTGGCGTAGCTGCGGGTCGGTGCGGAAAGCATTGAAGCCGGTCACCGTGAGATCGAGCTTGCGGCCGAGCGCCCGCATGAACTCGTTGCGCGTTCCGGTCTTGGCATCGAACGTCGAGGCATCGGCGGAAACGACTTTCGCCAGGTCGCCGTTCAAAGCCTGCATGTCGGCGTTCACCGCGCCGACGCGGCCTTTCACGAATTCCGATGCGAATGAGAAGCGCTGCGCGTCGTCCTCGCGCATTTTTCGTCGCGGACCATCGCCGGGGCGCGAATTCGGGCATGACGTGCCCTTGGTGCGCTCGAGTTCGGCCTTGTCGGTCGAGACTTGAGTCAATTGCGTGAGCGTTGCCTGCAGCTGCTCCAGCCGCGTCGAGGCGCCATGCAGCGAATTCTGAACCTGCGAGACGGCGCTTTCGGCTGAGCGCGATGCTTCTCCGCGGCTTTCGAGAACTTTCCAGTAGAAGCCGAATCCGAAGCCGATCGATATCAGCGAAAGGAAAATGTAGCCGCTCGCGTAGAACAGTTTGGTCGTCAGCGGGTGCGGACGAAAGAGCTGGTCGAGCAGCCAGATGATCATCGTCATCAGCATCGCGACGGAGAACCCGACGATGATGCGGTGGATCATCGGCAAGTCGCCCATGTTGGCTTCGATCAGTTCGAGCATGCCGACATAGGTTGCGACCCAGGACAACGCTCCAAGTCCGAAAATCAGGACCATGCGCTTCCAGTCGCGCGGCGGTTTCGATGAGGCGTCCTCGCCGTCGTCTATCGGTTCACGCAGCGGGAACGATCCGCGCCGGTGATCTTGTGTCTCCAATTTCATTGCCGCCAACCCGCATTTGGTGCCGCCGGCACACTCGGCCGCCAGTCGGCGTTTTTGATGTTGGAACTGCGGCTGACGGGTGTCGAAGTGCTGGCGGATTTGTTTCCGTCATTCGCGGGCCGCGAATGGCGCGAGCGCGCTCAGTTCGACGTCAGCGTGCGAAGCTGTTCGTCGGACGGCGAGCGTTGGAGCGCTTTGCTGGCAAATACTTTCGAGCTTGCGGATGGTGGCGCTGCCTTCGAAATGCGCGGCGCGGATTTGACTCGCGGCGGCGGCAGCAGATCGCGTCGCGGGTTCGCCTTCGCGTGATCGGCAAGGTCGCCGAGCAGGACTTCGAGCAAAGGCGCGGCGACCTGGGCGGCGTGCAGATCGTGCGCCCAAGGCTGCGACGCATTCCCGGTGCCGACGAGGACGACATAGGAGTAGGCGGCGCCGTTCGCGAACTGCAGGCCGCCCGATGCCCAGGCGTCGACCGTCGCGTTCGGATCGAGCGTGACGGAGGTTCCGGTCTTGGCGAAATGCAGGCGCAAGTCGCCGCGCCGCCGGGCGCACCATTTCGCGATGCTTTTCAGCGTGCCGTAGAACTTGCCACCGGTCTCGTAGCAGAGCGGGGCTTCGAGCAGCGTCCGGATCAGTCCTGTTCCGCGCGGCCGGATTAAAGACTTTGGAATGACGGCCGGGCGTGCTTCGGCCGCGATGCCCCCGCCGTTCTGGCCTTTCTGAGTGTAGTCGTAGGTCTTGATCATCGTCGGCGGGCGCATCGGCCGGTCGCCCCTGCCGATCAAGGAAGCCAGCACCACGCTCGACATGAAATGCACGCGGCGCGGGGCACCGGCGATCTGGCCGAGGACGACGGCAGTCGACGGCGGCGTTCCGCCCGTTGAGGCAGCGGGCGGCATCGTGAAGCCGAAGCCATCGATCAGCCGCCGGATCGGTGCTTGTCCGAGCGCCGCACCGCGATTGATCAGCGGCGCGTTGAGCGAGCAGGCGAACGCGACGATCGCCTTTCGGTTCTGCTGGCTCGTGCCTCTGGCGCAGGTGTCGAGGCCTTGCGCGGGAGCGGCCGGATCGGAGTAGGGGCTTTCGCCCGTATCGCGGCCCTGGTTGGCGAGCGCGATGGCGAGCAGCATTTTTCCGGTCGAGGCGACCTGGCGGCTTTCGAAAGCGGGATCGTAGACGCCATCGGACGAGCGGCGCGCGGGCAGCGAACCGAAGTAAGCAGCGGTCTCGCCAGTCTCGTAATAGCGCACGATGCGGCCCTCGGCGTCGGCCGCCACGACGATCACATTCGGCAACGTCTTGTCGGCGGTGACCTTCTTCGGATCGAGCGTGAACGCGGCGTTGATGCGCGATGCCCATTCGGTGTTGAGCGCCGTTAGCTTGGCGTCGAGCTTTTCGCGAAATGTGAGGTTCTCGCCGATGTCGAACGTCGTCGTGACGCCGCGCACGTAATCACGCCAGCCGAAGCCGTAGCTCTGCTTCATCTCCTCGCGGATGCCGAAGCGGGCTGCGGGGAGCAGCAGGTTTGCGCGGATCATCGGGTTGGCTTCGGCGCGTTTCACCTGGTCGGGGACGAAGCGTTCGAGCGCCGCCTCGAGCTTCGGCTTCACTTTCGGATCGGGGGGGCCGCCTGCGAGCGCCATCAGCTCGAAGACGACTTTGCGCTGCTCGGCTTCGTCGGTGATGAGCTTTTCGGCGCAGGTGCGGGCGCGGACTTCGGTGATGTAGCGCCAGCGGTCGAGGCGCACGGCATTCAGGCGGTCGTTGCCTTGGAGCAGAATGATCGGCTTGTTGACGGCGGACGCGAGCACGAACTGCTCGGCGGTTGAAAGGTCTTTCGCTTCCTTGCCGAAGACGACCTGACTGGTGACTTCGACGCCGTGCAGCGGCTGGCCGCCTGTTCGTTGCGCCAGCCAGATGTGGTTCGCGGCCCATTGTTTCAGCAGCGTATCGTCGCCGTTGCGCGTGAGTTCGCGATAGATGACGGGCGCGAGCCACCATTCGCCGAGCTTGCGGCGGAGTTTGGTGATGCCGCCCTCGCCTGCGTGGGGCGGCGTTTTATAGATGACGCGTGCGAACTGCATCGGCAGCGTCGATCCGCCGACGCCCAGCATCGGACGCCGCGCTGCGATGGAATGCGTGATCGTCGTGACCGGGATCTTCAAAACGCCGACAAGATCGATGCCGAACGGGTTGAGCGCGCCGCCGAGGTATCGGTCTTCGTGATACGTCAGACATCGCCAGTACTGCTCGGGGACGTCGCGTACGGGAATGGATTTGTGATCGGGACTCGCAACGTAATTGCCGAGCTCGATGTCGCTGTCGGTGTAGTTGACGTCGCGCAGGCTATCGAGGCGGGGGTCGAAGGTGCCGACGAAGTTGCCTTTGGGATCGTAGATGGCGGTCGCGAGCCAGCGCTCGGCGTCATAGCCGAGCTTTTCGTGCAGCGTGAGATCGCCGACGTAGCCGCGGATCGGGGCCGCAATGTAGACGAGCACCAGCGCGAAAAGGACATAGAGCGTCGCGGCCGTGAAAACGTGGCGGATCGGTCCGAGCTTCGGATTGAAGGCGACCGCCGACATCAGGCGGCGCACGATCTGGCGCGGAAGCCTCAGACAAATATCGCTGAGCGCCGTCAAAAGGCGAAGAATGGATAGCATTACCGCAAGCCGCACTCGCGCCGCGCTAAACGCGGCTGTCGTACTGCCTGCATAATTGGAGTTTAAGGCGCCAGCTCAACGGGCTCGCGGCGGCATTCACGCCAACTCATGGCATTTGTGCGGCCGTGGACGTCCAAGGCAACTCTGCAGCCGCGAGTGGTGTGGCCGGCGCGCGCGACGGATGCTTCCGACGCGCGAACGCCGGGGCTCGACTCCGCGCTTAGAAATTGCTGACGAGAATGAAAAGACCGACGCCGATTGCTGGACCGACTAGAGTCGCAACGACCATCATGACGAAAGGCTTCGCCACCATGACACTTACCCCGCACTGAACTCGAAAGGGTTCACTCCCAACTGCCTCGGCCATTCACGAAGACCGCATCCGACCGGTTTGCCCCCTCGGTCATCGCGTTCTTTTTATCGCCGAGAGAGGGCCGCCCCCTAACTGCGCGGCTGACCGCATTCCCACTTTGTCAGCCGTCCTCATAATATCTCGCCGCAGCCGTTGTTGACAGACCCCTGCCTTATTTTGCGGCTCCCGGCTGGATTGACGGGCACGCATAACAAAGGTCTCGCGATTTCGCGGATTTGACTTTCAGTCGGCGCGTGGGGCGATAAAAATCTGTTTTATTTTCAAAGTATTGCATTGAGAGGGTCGGATTGCGGCTGCAAAAGAAGCCACAACTATAGGCAGCGCAGTATCACGGAGTATTTCGGGCATTGAAATGCAAATTGAATAGCGTTTGGCCAGTTCAATTCGGGTTTGCAGAAATTAACGAAGATCAAATAGCCGGAGTTGGCGCTCGTCAATTCCGCGGGTTTCGGCAGCCAATTGCTCGATGCGATCGAACGGCACCTGCTCGGCGGCAATCAGCGAACGCTGGGCCTTCATCGGCCGTACCAGACCTTCCTGGACCAGATGGAATTCGCCGACCGTCTGGCCGGGCAGCGCCGAGGCCGGGTCGAGGCCCGATTCCGATTGGAACGCGGCCTTGAGCTTCCGGAGGGCCGTGTCCTCGCGCACGCGGCCGATGAACCAGCTCGTGATCTGATCGCGGCTCTTGTAATCGAGGTCGCCCGGCGACTGGGTCGCGAGCATCATGCCGAGACCGGCGGAGCGGGCGCGCTTCAAGAGGCTCTGGAGAGGCTCGGCGGTCGCGGGCTTAGAGTTCGCCGGAATATAGAGGTCGGCTTCGTCGAACATGACGACGGCCTGCAACTCGTCGTTCGGGTTGCGCTGGCAGAAGCGCAGCGCCTCGGAGAGGAATTGCGAGACCCAGAAGAGGATGTTTTCGTTGTCGCCGAGGAAGCCGGTGTAGATGACCGACAGGCGCGTACGGTTCGGGCGCTGGTAGCGGCCAAGTCCGAGCAGGCTTTCCATGCGCAGGCTTTCGCCGCCGCCTTCGAACAGGGCGGCGTTGCGCAGGCGCAGCGAGTCAAGCTGCGCGACGAGATCGCGACGGAGCTTGCCCGACGGGTCCATGCGCTGCGTCTGATCGGTCAGCTCGGGATGCTCGTCTTCCAGAAGACGGATCAAGTCCGCGAGCGTGACTTCGCTGGTCGACAGCGAGCCCAGCACGCGCAATGCGACAGCCAGAACGCCGGACTGCTTCTGATGCGTCGCGGAGTTCTTCAGATGCAGCATTTCGCCGAGTGCGGCAGCCGACAGGTTCGCCAGCAACTGCTGTTCGTGCTCGGGCAGCTCGTTGATGCCGTTCGGCAGCAGCGTGATCGAGATCGGGCGGCCGGAGGCGCGGCCCGGCGTGTAGACGGCGACGTCGATGGCGTCGGCGAGCTTTTCGCGTTCGGCGCGACGGTCGGAGGCTTCGTTGTCGTTGGCGCGCCAGACGTCAGGGTTGGCGTAGCTCGCGAGGTCGCCCTTGCGGTCGATCAGGACCGCCGGGATGCCGCGCAGAAGAAGCTGCTCGATCAGCGACAGCGCGAGCGTCGTCTTACCGGAGCCCGAGCCGCCCAAGAACGCCGCGTGACGTTTCAGAACGCTCTTGTTCAACGTGACGGGACGGTTACGGTTGTTCTTCTCGCCGCCGGCAAGAATGCTGGCGCCGTAGCTGCCGTTCTCGTCGAGGATGACCGACATCGGCAGATCGTCGTCGTTCGCGGGCAGGCCCGGTTCGCCGTCGCCCGGATGCGACGCGCGCGCCTGTTCGGCCGACAGCGTATCGAAGCCGTCGAGCGACGACTGCGGGTCGTCCATTTCCTTGGCGACGAGGCGCGGCACAGGGCGGCCCAGAAGATCGAGGCGCAGAAGATGGATGATCGAGATCAGGCTCGACAGCGGCTTCGTGCCTTCGAGCCACTGCGTCATGCCAGGATCGGTGCGGTGATGGGCGGTGAATTCGCGCACCGTCATCATGCGTTCCCATTCGGGGATCGGCACGAGCAGCTGGCGGCCGCCGCCGTCGCGAAATTTGCGGAAAGCCTGAGCCGTCTGGTTCTTCTTGTTCGGCGGGAAGTCGCTGGCGCGCAGCATGAAGCAGGGCTTGCCCTGCATCGCCGTCAGCACCTTGTCGAGCTGACGCTTCAGGCCGCCGCCCTGGGTCGGGCGGTTGCACAGGAAGACGCGCACGTCGTTGGCGAAGCCGGTCCGATGGCGGACCGTCAGATCGAAGGCCGGGAGATCGTCGCCAAGCTCAAGGCGCTTGACGGTGACTTCGATCGCCTTGCCCCATTCGTCGCGCGCAAGTGACAGCGCGGATGAAAGAATATCGACCAGCTCCTGATCGTCGGCGGGCATTTCGGCTTCGCTCTCATTGGCGAAGCGTTCCCACATTTCGCGGAACTGTACGGCGGAGATCGTTGGCGTTTCTTCGTCAGCCGAGCCGAACCCGACCGCCGCGCCAAGTGCCTGTGCGAGCGTCGAGATGAAGGACGGACGATTTTCCTCGGCCTCGCGTTCGTCGCCCTCGGTGGAGGTTGCCTCTCTGAGACGAGATTGTGCGTGCTCCAGAAGACGGCGCGTCGATAGCCCGCCGAATTCCTCGAAGAACTGCGGTCCGAAGAACTGTGAGGCGTCGGGGAAGCTCAGTCCACCGCCATGTGTTTCCGAATGATGCGCTAGACGTTTCGAGATGATGAGACGCGCTTCTTCCGGTGTCCGGCTTTCGCGCAGAAGCACGGGGCCGGATTTTTCGATGCGGTCGACATAGGACTGCGCGACGAGGCTGCGCACCTGGCCGTAGAAATCTTCCAGGCACGAGATGATGATGATCGCATTGGTCGAGCGATTGGCGATCTGAATGAGATCGCGCACTGCGCGCTGGAAACGATCTTCGGCATTGTCGAAGAAGCGCAGATCTTCGACCTGATCGATGCAGAAGACGAGCGCGGCGCGATCGACCGTCCAGACGAGTGCGCCGAGGGCGGCAATGATTTCGAAGGCGCGGTCTTCGCCATCGTTCGGATCGAGCGCACTGACGGCTTCGTGCGCGATCGCAGTCAGCTGGCGGCCGTTGAGATACTGGCGGATGCGCTGATCGATGCGCGGGTCGCGGCGCTGGAGATAGAGAAGTGCGCGCACGATATTGATGTCGAGTTCGCGCGTCTGGAATTTGTCGCAGGCGACGATCTGGTCGGCGAGACGCAGGATCAGGCGTGCCAGCTGCTTGTCGTCGAGCGTCGCGTCGCGCAGCTTTTCGAGATCGGCCGAGGAAATGACCTCGGAATCGAGAACCATGTGGTTCGTCAGCCGCGACAGCGCGGACTCGCCGAAGCGATCAGGGTCGTAGGGTTTTTCGAGCGAGTGGACGAGGCGGCGCAGATAGAAGTCGGCGTAGTTCTGCACATCCGGCGTCATCTGCGCGTAGCCGAAGTAGCTCTGCCCGGTGCGATGGGAATCGGTTCGGAGCGCGCGCAGAAGGTGCGTTTTTCCGGCGCCGGACTGGCCGTGAAACAGCAGGATGCGCTCCGGCGTGTGATAGCCGCGTCCCGATGTGATCGTCGTCAGCAGATCGTTGAATTTCTGGCGCGCCTTGGCGTGGATTTCCGGCACGTCGACCGGATCGGCCCGCCAGAGATCATCCTCCCAGGTAATCGAATGCTCGAACGCCTCGCTCAGCTTGTCAGGAGCGAGCGAGGGAGCAAACGACGCCTTTTTGAGTGGACCGCCTTCAACGCCCATTGCGAACCGAAATGCCTTTTAATCTTGGACGCGCACGAAATGCCAGACGGTGTTCTTGTAGAGGATCTTCGAATCCTCGAGCGATTTCAGGTCGCGGCCGTCCTTGAGATCGGCGGTCGCGAGTTCGACCTGACCCGAACGGTGGGCCTCAGCGAGCATGCCTTTGAACGCAATCTCGGATAACCCCCAGTCGGGCCGCGTGTTGCGAATCGCCTTCCAGACCAAAGAGATAAACGCCTTCCGGTTGCCTGGCCAGCCCTCTGAGACAGGACGTGCCGCATCGATCACAGCGCGGCAAAATTCCGGCATGTCCGGCGGCGACGGAGAACGCGGGGCTAGCGGTGCAATCTCGGAGATCGGGGCGCGATCGTTGGCCGGTTTCGGTGTCGGCGGGCGAATGGGACGCGGTGACGCTTCCGCCCGTTGCGGGCGGGCAGACTGTGCGGACGGCGCATCCGCGTCGTCCCTCGGCGACATCAGACCGCGAAGGACTGCCAGTTCGAGGCCTTCGAGCGACTGCTCGCGGCTACCGGCGATTTCGCACGCGAGGTGGACGATCAGCTTGCCATCGGTCGCGATCTCGCGCGGCTGCTTAAATAGCTGACCCGCGAGAACCCGGCCCGGCTTTGCAGGCAGGCCCGCGCCTTTCTTGAAGCCGGTCTTGATCTTGTTTCCGAAGGCGCGTTCCAGCGCGATGATCGCCAGGTCGCCACGCAGGTCGGCAGGCGATTGCGCGCGGGCCGTCGATTTTCCGAAGTGATGCTGCAACACAAGTGCGGCCAGACCTTCGACCCGCTGCACGGCCTTGCGGATCGCCGGGGTGTCGCTGGTTCGAAGCGTGCGCACGAGGAGGGCGAACTTGACGTCGGCCCATGTCGCGCAGGAAGCCTTGGGCGAGGCAAGAATGGCTTCTGCAACCTGAAGGCCCTTGCTGGTGCAGGTCAGGCGGCTTTTGCTTTCGGAGACGAGCTGGCTGCCGATGAGATTGCTGATGCCAAGCTCGGCCGAGCGCCGGAATTCGGCGCCCGTAATCCTCGGAGCGAGAAGCGGCGCCACGTCGCGCTGAAGGTCGGCGCGGGTCGCGGTTCCTGCGGAAATGCGCAGCAGCACCAGGTCCTTCGCGGTCAGCGCAGGTTCGTGAGCTTCGAATTTTCGCTCAGGTTGTCCGATGGCTGCACTCATCGAAAGTCTCCCGGCACGAATCAAGTTGCCGCGACGACTGTTGATGATCGGCCGGGCACTTCCAAGAGGGTTGGACGCCACGACCCACAGCCCTGGCCATCGGCGAAGGCGAAGTGCTCGCGACGACTTTGCCGTCAGGCTTTCGCCGCCCGGCCGTCAAAATCGCGACACCTTGTTGGCGCGAAATCAGGTGGGGCGGGAATGGGCACGTGAGGGACCCTCATGCGAGGATCTGAAAAATCGTTTCGTCGCGATATGAGGCGCGATTCGCGTCCTGTTAGTGTTAACATCGCGTTAACGGATTTCCGGCAA includes these proteins:
- a CDS encoding transglycosylase domain-containing protein; the protein is MLSILRLLTALSDICLRLPRQIVRRLMSAVAFNPKLGPIRHVFTAATLYVLFALVLVYIAAPIRGYVGDLTLHEKLGYDAERWLATAIYDPKGNFVGTFDPRLDSLRDVNYTDSDIELGNYVASPDHKSIPVRDVPEQYWRCLTYHEDRYLGGALNPFGIDLVGVLKIPVTTITHSIAARRPMLGVGGSTLPMQFARVIYKTPPHAGEGGITKLRRKLGEWWLAPVIYRELTRNGDDTLLKQWAANHIWLAQRTGGQPLHGVEVTSQVVFGKEAKDLSTAEQFVLASAVNKPIILLQGNDRLNAVRLDRWRYITEVRARTCAEKLITDEAEQRKVVFELMALAGGPPDPKVKPKLEAALERFVPDQVKRAEANPMIRANLLLPAARFGIREEMKQSYGFGWRDYVRGVTTTFDIGENLTFREKLDAKLTALNTEWASRINAAFTLDPKKVTADKTLPNVIVVAADAEGRIVRYYETGETAAYFGSLPARRSSDGVYDPAFESRQVASTGKMLLAIALANQGRDTGESPYSDPAAPAQGLDTCARGTSQQNRKAIVAFACSLNAPLINRGAALGQAPIRRLIDGFGFTMPPAASTGGTPPSTAVVLGQIAGAPRRVHFMSSVVLASLIGRGDRPMRPPTMIKTYDYTQKGQNGGGIAAEARPAVIPKSLIRPRGTGLIRTLLEAPLCYETGGKFYGTLKSIAKWCARRRGDLRLHFAKTGTSVTLDPNATVDAWASGGLQFANGAAYSYVVLVGTGNASQPWAHDLHAAQVAAPLLEVLLGDLADHAKANPRRDLLPPPRVKSAPRISKAAPPSASSKVFASKALQRSPSDEQLRTLTSN
- a CDS encoding ATP-binding protein, whose translation is MGVEGGPLKKASFAPSLAPDKLSEAFEHSITWEDDLWRADPVDVPEIHAKARQKFNDLLTTITSGRGYHTPERILLFHGQSGAGKTHLLRALRTDSHRTGQSYFGYAQMTPDVQNYADFYLRRLVHSLEKPYDPDRFGESALSRLTNHMVLDSEVISSADLEKLRDATLDDKQLARLILRLADQIVACDKFQTRELDINIVRALLYLQRRDPRIDQRIRQYLNGRQLTAIAHEAVSALDPNDGEDRAFEIIAALGALVWTVDRAALVFCIDQVEDLRFFDNAEDRFQRAVRDLIQIANRSTNAIIIISCLEDFYGQVRSLVAQSYVDRIEKSGPVLLRESRTPEEARLIISKRLAHHSETHGGGLSFPDASQFFGPQFFEEFGGLSTRRLLEHAQSRLREATSTEGDEREAEENRPSFISTLAQALGAAVGFGSADEETPTISAVQFREMWERFANESEAEMPADDQELVDILSSALSLARDEWGKAIEVTVKRLELGDDLPAFDLTVRHRTGFANDVRVFLCNRPTQGGGLKRQLDKVLTAMQGKPCFMLRASDFPPNKKNQTAQAFRKFRDGGGRQLLVPIPEWERMMTVREFTAHHRTDPGMTQWLEGTKPLSSLISIIHLLRLDLLGRPVPRLVAKEMDDPQSSLDGFDTLSAEQARASHPGDGEPGLPANDDDLPMSVILDENGSYGASILAGGEKNNRNRPVTLNKSVLKRHAAFLGGSGSGKTTLALSLIEQLLLRGIPAVLIDRKGDLASYANPDVWRANDNEASDRRAEREKLADAIDVAVYTPGRASGRPISITLLPNGINELPEHEQQLLANLSAAALGEMLHLKNSATHQKQSGVLAVALRVLGSLSTSEVTLADLIRLLEDEHPELTDQTQRMDPSGKLRRDLVAQLDSLRLRNAALFEGGGESLRMESLLGLGRYQRPNRTRLSVIYTGFLGDNENILFWVSQFLSEALRFCQRNPNDELQAVVMFDEADLYIPANSKPATAEPLQSLLKRARSAGLGMMLATQSPGDLDYKSRDQITSWFIGRVREDTALRKLKAAFQSESGLDPASALPGQTVGEFHLVQEGLVRPMKAQRSLIAAEQVPFDRIEQLAAETRGIDERQLRLFDLR